A part of bacterium genomic DNA contains:
- a CDS encoding ADP-ribosylglycohydrolase family protein produces MPSEDLALFIEALRGPAPADEAARGRARGALLGLAAGNALGLPVESRGAADVARAYPEGLREVAPEELERPWDDDLAQTMIIAEALLQRGGLLDADDLAGRFLRWFEENGRGIGTLTRGVLLSLSHGVSPRSAAREAWELSGGSAGNGALMRCAPVALRWRADGAALIRESQNSSLVTHHDPRCVWSCVAFNVGLAAALNGVDLDWGRLARLLEEAGAPREVAEIVGRPRRGGVGSLHLDKDGIGFTIKALDVAVHALRRAPDFEETLIEIVAAGGDTDTNGAIAGAALGARFGADAVPRRWLERIRDIDRVQAAADALFDAGVPA; encoded by the coding sequence ATGCCGAGCGAAGATTTGGCCCTGTTCATCGAGGCGCTCCGCGGGCCGGCGCCGGCCGACGAGGCGGCGCGCGGGCGCGCCCGCGGCGCCCTGCTCGGGCTGGCCGCCGGGAACGCGCTCGGGCTGCCCGTCGAGAGCCGCGGCGCGGCCGACGTCGCCCGCGCCTATCCCGAGGGGCTGCGCGAGGTGGCGCCGGAAGAGCTCGAACGGCCGTGGGACGACGACCTCGCCCAGACGATGATCATCGCCGAGGCGCTGCTGCAGCGCGGCGGGCTGCTCGACGCGGACGATCTGGCGGGGCGTTTCCTGCGCTGGTTCGAGGAGAACGGGCGCGGCATCGGCACGCTGACCCGCGGCGTGCTGCTTTCGCTCTCCCACGGCGTTTCGCCGCGTTCGGCGGCGCGCGAGGCGTGGGAGTTGTCGGGCGGGTCGGCGGGGAACGGCGCGCTGATGCGCTGCGCGCCGGTGGCGCTGCGCTGGCGGGCCGACGGCGCGGCGCTGATCCGCGAGAGCCAGAACTCGTCGCTCGTGACGCACCACGACCCGCGCTGCGTCTGGAGCTGCGTCGCCTTCAACGTCGGGCTCGCCGCGGCGCTGAACGGCGTCGATCTCGACTGGGGGCGGTTGGCGCGGCTGCTCGAGGAGGCCGGCGCGCCGCGCGAGGTCGCGGAGATCGTGGGCCGGCCGCGCCGCGGCGGCGTCGGCTCGCTGCACCTCGACAAGGACGGGATCGGCTTCACGATCAAGGCGCTGGACGTCGCGGTCCACGCGCTGCGGCGCGCCCCCGACTTCGAGGAAACGCTGATCGAGATCGTCGCCGCGGGCGGCGACACGGACACCAACGGGGCGATCGCCGGGGCCGCGCTCGGCGCGCGGTTCGGCGCCGACGCGGTGCCGCGGCGTTGGCTGGAGCGGATCCGCGACATCGACCGCGTTCAGGCGGCCGCGGACGCGCTCTTCGACGCCGGCGTTCCGGCGTAG
- a CDS encoding thioredoxin domain-containing protein → ATQDYERRRAEYGGQAFEAVRTMILERLASERRRDAEAALRRELRAKADVKVLLDEQRWSVDSAAAPADGPAGAPVVVVLFNDFQGPISQDAYAALKRLRAIYGDRLRAVWRELPAEHHADAARAAAAARCANRQGKYGVYRDRVFAAGAGALDDAALRGYAKELGLDEKRFAACLDQNETADELRADAEAAARAGAAGPPTFYVDGRRVAGAATVDELSALVDDELARAKKR, encoded by the coding sequence GGCGACGCAGGACTACGAGCGGCGCCGCGCCGAGTACGGCGGACAGGCGTTCGAGGCGGTGCGGACGATGATCCTCGAGCGGCTCGCCTCGGAGCGCCGGCGCGACGCCGAGGCCGCCCTGCGCCGCGAGCTGCGCGCCAAGGCCGACGTCAAGGTCCTGCTCGACGAACAGCGCTGGAGCGTCGATTCGGCCGCCGCGCCGGCCGACGGACCCGCCGGCGCGCCGGTGGTCGTCGTCCTCTTCAACGACTTCCAAGGGCCGATCTCGCAGGACGCCTACGCCGCGCTGAAGCGGTTGCGCGCGATCTACGGCGACCGCCTGCGCGCGGTCTGGCGCGAGCTGCCGGCCGAACACCACGCCGACGCCGCGCGGGCCGCGGCCGCGGCGCGCTGCGCGAACCGCCAAGGCAAGTACGGCGTCTACCGGGACCGCGTCTTCGCCGCCGGCGCCGGCGCGCTCGACGACGCCGCGCTGCGCGGCTACGCCAAGGAACTCGGCCTCGACGAGAAGCGCTTCGCCGCCTGCCTCGACCAGAACGAAACCGCGGACGAGCTGCGCGCCGACGCCGAGGCGGCCGCGCGCGCGGGCGCGGCGGGGCCGCCGACCTTCTACGTGGACGGCCGCCGCGTCGCCGGCGCCGCGACGGTGGACGAGCTGTCCGCGCTCGTGGACGACGAACTGGCCCGCGCCAAGAAGCGCTGA